TAGTTTGAAACGAAAATTCCTTTTAATTTAATGAACTTGTTAGGATAGTTGCTAGCTTTATAGTTGTGTGGTGTGTAATAACTAATGATTAGACCTTTGTAGTTTATGGTTAATCATTATGTGGGTTACTTAATACACTACACTTGCTCCTATTAAACCCCATCCTTCCTTCCTTCTATTATATAATCTACTTCAGCTGCTTTCTCTCTTCTATAATCATTCCGCTTTCTCCTCTTCAATTCTTTCTCTGTTCTTTTTCACATGGATTCAAGGAATCTTCCTACTCAGTCCTCTAGTTATGTAGGACTTCATAACAGTCAACAAGGAAGTGTTCTccatgaaaactttccttatgaaAGTTATCATTCTAGTGTTTATTTTCCTCCTTTCAGTTCACAACAATCTGACGCTCCACCTCTACCTGAAGACACACCAGTGGACCGCAAGGAGAGAAGGAAATGGAGCCCAGCTGATGACGAGGTTCTAATCAGTGTGTGGCTAAACACTTCAAAGGATGCTGTTGTTgggaatgaacaaaaaaaaaggaccTTCTGGAAGCGAGTTGGAGAATATTATGCAGCAAGTCCTCATGGTAAAGAGGATGGTGAAAAGAGAGAGCATCTTCattgtaagcagaggtggcacAAAATCAATGATCTGACTAACAAGTTCTGTGGCGCATTTGCGGCAGCAGAGCGACAAATTAGCAGTGGTCAGAATGACACTAGCGTTCTCAAGATGGCTCATGACATCTTCTACTCTGATCACAACATCAAGTTTAACCTTGAGCATGCGTGGTGTGTGTTGAGGTTTGAACAGAAATGGTTTAGCCTTAACACTCCTAAATCCAGTGGCTGTTCAAAGAGGAAAAATGGTGAGACATGTTCCCAAACTTCAAGCACCAATGTTAGTGATCATGAGATCCGACCTAAAGGTGTGAAGGCTGCTAAATCTAAAAGGAATACTGCTTAAGAGAAGTCTCTTGCTGAGTATACGAGTATCTGAGAAATGAAGAAGGAGGATTTGGCGATGAAGGAGAGACTGTCAATGCTCGCCATACTAGACACTCTCCTAGCCAAGAAAGAACCACTAAGTGAGGCTGAAGAAGTTGTCAAGAATAAGCTCATAGCCCAGTATTTTAGAGAATTATAGTCTAACTATGTATCAGCTTAGTCAttactatgtttttaaatttctgtgTTAAGTACTGttaagtatttttgtttttaaattgcTGTGTGATGATGAATGTAGTTCCTGTTTGCTTAAATGGTTATCTTAAAAAATGAATCACTTTAAATGTTGCTATCTTGTTTATGTGCTTCTCACTGCTATAAGGTTGCTCTATGTCCATTCACAATATCTCACTAATAattaatttgttaattttttgagGTTAAGTTAAAGATAAGACATGACTATAGCTATAGCCAGCCTTCAGAGTCAGAGGATTATGGTGGGAACTCAGTCGACAGTGGCTACAGCGAAACGGAAGATCTTATTCGCCAGGACCAAGCTGAGATAAGCTACAATGCTCGTGCGCGCGTTCAGTACCCTCcgctaggggtgggcacttcggTTATTTTATCGGTTCAGTtcgagtttggtttggtttggttagttcggttctagAATTTTTCCAGCTGAAGTAAACCATAGTTAGTTTTGTTTGGatcgatttcggttcggttatgttcggttcggtttatattcaGTTGGTTTGTATTCGATTCGGTTTGTatttcggttcagttcggtttaatCGAATTTCTCTTAGTTTATTTATTGTACAAGAAATCATGTTTTAATAATGTATGGTTGTCATGAAATAATCGCGTTGgtgataataaatatatgtaatacaTAAGCTAAAAGAATAGTTTgatgttttcacttttcagttgtataaatatatttaacaaaTTCTTAGAACTTGATATTAAAAATCTCACCTGAAGTTATTAGAATTGACACCACCAAAAGGAAAAATAGATAGGAAGGAGAGTAGGAGACGCAAAAAGAGACGATGCGGagaacttttgtttttaattagacttggtttaggttttaattttagggtttaaaagtATACGctattggaaaaaaaataacatgGAAATTATGTTGGCTTAATGacgaatattacaaaagttAGACGAAGTGTCATGGTAATCAAATTATATTAGGATTTCTTTCGTGCAAAAGGAAATTACGTGGGCTTAATCTTAGGATTTTAATATCTtgatattactaatatttttaatttaaataactataaaaatacCTCGgtttatcggttcggttcggtttaaaccgaactgaaccgtTCGGGTTGGGAAAATCTTCAACCGAATGATTTGAAATGGACTTTAGTTTGGTTCGAATCGGTTTTGGTTCggtcggttcggttcggtttttttgcccacccctacGGCCTCCGCAACCCGAGGTTGAGTTTGGATTCCCGCAGACATGCTACTGTGGTGCTCAGCCTCTTCTAGCAACATCTAACAGTAGGAATGATCCAGGGAGAAGATACTACACCTGTGCGCATGTTGATGATGGAGAGTAACATGTTTGGAAATGGTGGGATGTGGCCGTtatggaggagatgagagcTAGGGATAGACACGTACTTCAACTTGCTGAAAAGGTAGATTCCTTAACCCTTTTGACTGACTATGAGACCGAGCAGAAGATGGTTAGGCTAGAGAAGATAGTTAGGGAGAAATCAAGGTTTAGCAATGGCTTTGAATACTTTGTTGGTGTAATGGTTATCATATTAGTTTTAATAGGTGTGGTGCTCATGTTTAAATGAAGCTTTTGTAGTGTTATGTGTAATGAAGATGCTCTTCTGTTATGTGTAATGGTTTAATGCACTCTTTGTAGCGATGGAGGCTGTTGTAATGTATTGGACTTGTAATGGTTTAATGCACTCTTTGTATTGTCTCTGTTGtggtatgtgtactgaacaaaagTATTTTACGTGTATTGGACTTGTATTGACTTGTATTGTATCGGATCTTGTGTATCAAAAGTATTTTACGTGTACCATTACAACATTTGTGTAGCAAAAGATGAACTTAACGTGTATTTCTATGTGTAATACAACACACATTTCTGCTCGTGATCCAATAAACGCCAGACGAGGCCACTGTGTGCTCGTGATCCAGTTAGAGGCACGCGATGGCAATGTTCATTCacaagatgtaatcaaaagtcacatggtttttttatttcttcccAATAGTCACAATCAGTACTCAAGAGCAACTATAGTATCACGGGAGATTAACAATAGATGCACTTCTTTTACCATATAAGTATGAGACATCTACTCCCATTAAAAATATGCAACTCATCTCCCTTCTCCTCACTTTCAATACATCTTtcctctttttaaaatttttaatggcatcttcttcccattatcATTACCACAAAGATGATGATAATTAATTTGATTCAATATTTGATGATTTATTAGAAAACCTTGATTTTATTCCAGAACCAAAAGAgcgaaaaaaattatttttatcgaGAGAAACCGGGAAGAAGGCCACAACAAGCTctggaatgattattttagcGAAACTCCAACATACCCGCACAATTTATTCTGGCGacggtttcgaatgaacaagtcATTGTTCTTGAATATTGTGCATCGTCTCTCTACAGAAGTAGAGTATTTTCAACCAACAGAAGATGCACTCGGACGGTCGAGTCTATCTCCGCTCCAGAAATGTACCGCAACAATTCGTcaattggcgtatggtggtggAGCTGATACAGTTGACGAATATGTACGACTTGGTGAAACAACAGCTCGAAAATGTTTGCACCATTTTACCGTCGGAATAATACACTTGCTTGGCGATCAATACCTCAGACGTCCCACACCGGAGGACCTTGAAAGACTATTTCATGTTGGTGAACAacgtggatttcccgggatggtTGGAaacatcgactgtatgcattgggagtggaagaattaccccaccgcttggaaaagaatgtattcacgaggaaCCGGAAAACCAACAATTGTGTTGGAGGCGTTGTTTCATATGACCTCTGGATAAGGCACGCATTTTTTGGAGCTTCAGGTACTATGAGcgatcttaatattcttgatcgatcacatgtttttgatgacattattaacGGGATAGCTCCGCAAGTAAACTTCTATGTCAACGGAAGGGAGTACAATTTAGCTTACTATCTCACAGATgatatttatccaaaatggacgacttttattcaatctatccgaCTATTACAGGGTGCgaaaaattctttattttctaaaaccCAAAAAGCCGTGAGAAAAGATGTTGAGCGTGTCTTTAGGGTCTTGCAAGCTAGGTTCGCCGTTGTTAGAAATCCATCTAATTTATGGGATAAAAGTAAGATAGcaaatattatgagagcatgtctcattctccataatatgattgtcgaagatGAACGAGATTCACACACTCAGTATAGCGTTTTAGAATTTcagcaagaagaagatgaggatcTTACATTTACcgttaaaaaaattacaaaacacgGCAACACAATTGGTCGTCGCAAAGAAGTTCGGGATCTACAAATCCATCAACAATTAAAAGaagatttgattgaaaatatatgggATAAATTTGGACATATTCCGAATAACATATAATGTTTATGTTTCTATGAATtcaataaaatgtttgtttgcttttacttatgatatttgtaatttttttttctactttgtaattttctaatgttttcaatttaaatgttataagttttattttaaacttatcttttatttgtcattaattattaaaataaatagttaatttactaaaaaacattaaaaaatccTACCAATAATCTATATTTTTGGGTTTATCCCTTGCATTTGTctcttaacataaaaatattaataaaataagctAAAGACATAAAATTATGTCCTTTCAACTCTTAGGCCTCAACATCACCGAGAGCTACCTACAGTTACTCGGAGTAATTTACTCCTGTCTTCGTCTGTATGGTTATCCACTAAATCATcggttaaatataaattattatcttCCCCACCAGTACAAGAAAGTCAGAATCCTTTTAAATAAGCTAATTAGTAGTACTAAGCCTCTTTAATTATGTTAAATGATTACTAGGAAAGCTGAagcaaaatgatttttttaattacttatATGCATATACATCTTCACATTCCCAAGCACATACTTCACACGTCACAACAAACCAACAAAAGCAAAGAACTCTATCCACAATCCAAACCCGAGAGAGTGTACCACCACGCGCTCGCGCGTGCAACATGTTCTGAATCACAGATGTTATCTAGATCTTCATAATTGCTCTCGGTACTATGCGACGTGCCACATTAACATCACTTGGTTCAGACAAGAGTTTTACACGTTAAAGTCTGTGGATCCCACATCGCCGGCAAGAGATATTTCCTTCCGGCGAGTCCACGAGCATTGTAACTAGACCCGGTTGTTTTGTCGACGAGGACCTGACCCGGGTAACCTGGGTAAGAACCCGACCCGAATATGCCAGTACAAGCAGAGACAGCCTCGAGCGGTGCAGTTGGCGGGCCTTGGTAATAACCGTTATTAAACGGATTCGTGACGGTGTTAGCTAGAAGTGTAGCGAGGTTTATGATCATTCCGTCAACCCCAACGTCACCGTTAGGCGCAACTAACGGCGGTGTTTGCGGTCCGTAAATGGGTTGGTGAAACGGCCACGCGCAGTAACCAGGACACATCGTCTCGGAGTTCCCAACCCAGACGTAAGCGGCGCCGTTAGCGGCGCGACGGGGCTTGGAAACAGAGGTTCCGTGTGACCCGCATCGGTTCATACAGAAACCCTCGACGGTTACGTCTTTCGCTGTTAAGATAACGGTGATAGAACGGAGTCCGCCGTTAAGTTTGGTGGACAAAGAACGGAGGTAAGGGTTCTTGAGGGATTTTCCGAGTGGATAGTTCTCGAGGAGAAGCTGTTTCCCGACGACGAGTGTCGAGGATCCGCCTTTGTATTTCTCAGTCGTCTTCCACCAGGAAGCGACGGAAGGAGAGGCGGAGGATGCGGCGTCTTTGGAGTTGAGCGAGCGGATGAAGTCGACGATCACGGACCGTTGGATGGGTGTGAACTTTCCGTACCAAATGAGATTGACGGTTACGTTTCCTTTCAAGAGAACACCGTTGTGGTATTTTAGAACAAGCGGCTGCTCCTCGACCAACGCGGCGGCGGAAAGGCCAGCGATGGCATAGAGGAAAGTGAGGAAGATGGCAAAACGGTTATTATGAGCCATTGAGAAGGAGGTAATAAGATATCAGCAGCAGaggatttgtttttgtttgagttTATAGGATGTAATGTGTGATGCAGAGGTATTTATACGagggttttcttcttctttgaaatAGGAAACGAGTACGACAGCTGTAGTAGCAAAGGTGTCCATATCACAAAGTGCCACGTGGGTGTATGTGAATGGTAGAGAAGGTGTGTTTGACAGCCTGTTAGGTTCTGTTTTGTGACGTGGTAGTCTCCGTAATgtgtattaaataaatttaagtgATGCCTAGCCGATAAATTTGTTATTAGTTGttgattaaacaaatatagTTAAGTTAGATCTAttcgttcaaaaaaaagaaagagttaaTTTAGATCTTATGCCAATATGCCATACTGAGAGACAGACTCTTCATGcacatttgtataaatatatctaTGAATCTTGAAGAAATAAAAGCAAAGAAAAATTGGATTGTTTGGATAATTTTTCGTTCATCTCATAGTTTCTTTTAAGTCTATATATCAAGATGTCTTTCATAGCCTCAGAATTACTGGTTGTTATAACTTTTAATGTTTATAAATACAAACCGAGTATAGTTTAAATGCGAAAACCCACACTAATTTTAATGCAAGGACTTCTGTAAGAAATACCGCTCAAGCAGCTAGTATTACAATGTagttattaattagttaaacTTCTCTCTAGACCTTCAAAAGCTGATATCGTTTTCCGGCGGCCGGTAGGCTAATCGCCACCGGTTGCCATactcttttgtgttttttttttttggtgttttatATTATCTTCCGTTAAGCGGATAATGGTTTTTGCTAGGCGACTTGTATTTCGTTTGACGATTTTGTTGTGTCTTTTTAAGCCAATATCGAACTTgttcttcatgattatcttGTGCTTTCGATTTGGTTTGAATAAATAAGTTTTAGATATGTCCAGAAAATCCTCTTTGCTTGCTTTAATCAAAAATCCCGAAACTATGTTCTTAGTTCTTCTTTTCTCATTTTAGCTTGTTTTACTTCAATGGATTATAAATCTACATGATTTATGGCCACATAAACTGGGCTTTGCATGTAGTATTTCATTATTTGTAAATCAAGAGATTGGGAGTGTCTTGGCGATGGTGAGATCAGATCAAGAAGAGTTGGGGTCTTATGGATGTCCTAACAAATGATCTATATCTCTTCCTCCTTCAACCTCCCCGGAGATACGTGAAGATGGTGACTGAAGAATATGGTCATATGCCTAGGCAGTCTGCAAAGAAGATAATCTCAGAGGATTTCTGAAGTCTGTTGATGGTGGTAAATTGAAGCGGAGAAGACAGCGGTTTAGAGGCGGAGAAGACACCGACTTCGCAGCGGAGGATACACCGGCAATAGGCATGTTCGGAAGTTGGTGGTAGTTGCTAGATCTATCTCCTAAATGATGACACATGGTCCTAATCTCTTTCGGTGGAAGACGCGTAGACCAATTCTCATCTCATCAATATGTTTTCTTACCGATTAAGTTTAATATATTGGACCTTTATGTAGACTTTTAAATCCTCTGTACCTTGTCCATTGGGTTTTATGAAATGAattatgttgacaaaaaaaagttattaattagttaaactaggtatttaaaaatattattagttgatCTGATTTTAATACCAAAGCTTGATTCATTCAACACGTACTTCTAGTCAAAAACCAGTTTCAAGTTTTAACATTACCATATAATTTGTTTTCCTTTAGCAAAAACGATATGCCAACAATTATATATGGCAAAAACAATACGCCAACAACTAGACCTTTTAAAAGTTTTCGATTCCTCTTTTTCCCACTCCTCGCGTTATGGGCCATGCCAAACGATCAATACGCAGATACATTGAACAGTAATTGTTTAGCCGTTCTAGAAGAAGTCATTACGCGTTTCAATATTTGATTCTAAAATGTAGTTCCTCTGTTTCGCAAtacataatagttttaaatCAATGTACGAAGAtgaacaaactttttttttttaagtagttttaaaaatataatttaaaaattattcaaccaattatataaataattataatacttAATTGGATACATAGttttcaataaagttaaaaataatattaaaatatcgaAACATCATCTATCATGAAGCAAcataaatcttttaaaacatcATATGTCGTGAAATGGAGTActagtttattttgtttttaatactGTTAGGAATTAATTTATTTAGGGGAGGTTCCTTTGGACATCAAGGGCGCCATTGAATTCGAGAAAGATACAAAGGACCTGATACCGTGTGATGATCGTTTTACTTGGGAGGAGGTCCCTCTTCGGGTCTACCTTTGGTCACTGAGAGGACCACATAGCCATTACGTATTTAGTTACGCACAGCATAGATATATATTCTATGCAATGCATAGTTCAGGTGTATGTATAGAAATATACGGTGCACTTGAGTAGTAGTCAGTCGTGTATCTAGGGCTAGATACGTCTCTATGATGCGTACGAACCACGCCCTTACAGTCCATTATTGCCTTTTAAATCTGCAGGCCCCATTCTTCCCTTGTTTTTTCTCACCTTTAGCTTTAACTTTATTTTGAAATACTCTCTTTGATTTGTTTAACAAAAAGCTCGAAATCTGGAATATTGTGTGTTGAATTTAAATAGGGAAATTGCACCCTATAGCTCCACAAAAAACCCAAATTAGCTAATTAACCAAAATCCCATTCTTTCTCTTCCAtcctcttcctatctctctcaaTTTTCATTCTACAaatctaattttagttttttttggccATTTCACAAATTCTCCCATTTAAATACTTTAATTTGTTGCGAAAAAgtattcatatataattatgCACACCAGAATTTATAGGTTTAATTATAAGATTTTTCCCATAGTGGAGCTCAAAACAGGAGTATCAGATTCAGAGTAATAATGTTTTAAGTTAGGCTCAGACAATCTGCAATggtttattctatttttcactttaaaatagagtaactctataatagagtttgattttgctccaatggtactctatt
The window above is part of the Brassica napus cultivar Da-Ae chromosome C3, Da-Ae, whole genome shotgun sequence genome. Proteins encoded here:
- the LOC111203744 gene encoding glutathione S-transferase T3-like — its product is MDSRNLPTQSSSYVGLHNSQQGSVLHENFPYESYHSSVYFPPFSSQQSDAPPLPEDTPVDRKERRKWSPADDEVLISVWLNTSKDAVVGNEQKKRTFWKRVGEYYAASPHGKEDGEKREHLHCKQRWHKINDLTNKFCGAFAAAERQISSGQNDTSVLKMAHDIFYSDHNIKFNLEHAWCVLRFEQKWFSLNTPKSSGCSKRKNGETCSQTSSTNVSDHEIRPKGVKAAKSKRNTA
- the LOC106426663 gene encoding protein EXORDIUM-like 2, whose amino-acid sequence is MAHNNRFAIFLTFLYAIAGLSAAALVEEQPLVLKYHNGVLLKGNVTVNLIWYGKFTPIQRSVIVDFIRSLNSKDAASSASPSVASWWKTTEKYKGGSSTLVVGKQLLLENYPLGKSLKNPYLRSLSTKLNGGLRSITVILTAKDVTVEGFCMNRCGSHGTSVSKPRRAANGAAYVWVGNSETMCPGYCAWPFHQPIYGPQTPPLVAPNGDVGVDGMIINLATLLANTVTNPFNNGYYQGPPTAPLEAVSACTGIFGSGSYPGYPGQVLVDKTTGSSYNARGLAGRKYLLPAMWDPQTLTCKTLV